The Zalophus californianus isolate mZalCal1 chromosome 7, mZalCal1.pri.v2, whole genome shotgun sequence genome includes a region encoding these proteins:
- the C7H6orf136 gene encoding uncharacterized protein C6orf136 homolog produces MYQPSRGAARRLGPCLRTYQARPQDQLSPRALPFPPLWPPSTTTTSPSSLLGSPPPPPIWLLPRAPPLPLPQIQALSSPWVVLPPGKGEEGPGPELHSGCLDGLRSLFEGPPCPCPGALIPFQAPGTCRPSPATPPGDPSMEEHLAVMYERLRRELPNLFLHSHDYTLYSSDVEFINEILNIRTKGRTWYILSLTLCRFLAWNYFAQLRLEVLQLTRHPENWTLQARWRLVGLPVHMLFLRFYKRDKEELYRTYDAYSTFYLNSSGLICRHRLDRLMPSHSAPTPVKKLLVGALVALGLSEPEPNLHLCSKT; encoded by the exons ATGTACCAGCCCAGTCGAGGGGCGGCCCGGCGTCTCGGCCCCTGCCTCCGCACATACCAGGCTCGCCCCCAG GACCAGCTTTCTCCACGGGCTCTACCATTCCCACCCCTTTGGCCCCCCTCCACAACAACCACTTCTCCATCTTCTCTTCTcgggtctcccccaccccctcccatctgGCTGCTGCCTCGAGCTCCCCCACTACCTCTCCCTCAGATCCAGGCCCTCAGCTCACCATGGGTGGTTCTTCCTccaggaaagggggaggagggccCAGGACCTGAGCTGCATAGTGGCTGCCTGGATGGGCTTAGGAGCCTATTTGAGGGACCTCCCTGCCCCTGTCCTGGGGCTTTGATACCTTTCCAAGCCCCTGGGACCTGTCGCCCTTCCCCTGCCACTCCACCAGGAGATCCGAGTATGGAGGAACACCTGGCTGTCATGTATGAGAGACTGAGACGAGAG CTTCCCAATCTCTTCCTTCACTCCCACGACTATACTCTCTACTCATCGGATGTGGAATTCATCAATGAGATCCTGAACATCCGTACCAA GGGCCGGACATGGTACATTCTGTCGCTGACCCTGTGCCGCTTCCTGGCCTGGAACTATTTTGCACAGCTTCGGTTGGAGGTTCTACAGCTGACCCGCCACCCAGAGAATTGGACCCTGCAAGCCCGCTGGCGGCTTGTGGGGCTGCCCGTCCACATGCTCTTTCTGCGTTTCTACAAGCGTGACAAGGAAGAGCTTTATCG GACCTATGATGCCTATTCCACCTTCTACCTGAATTCCAGCGGCCTCATTTGTCGCCATCGCCTAGACAGA CTGATGCCTTCACACTCGGCCCCAACGCCTGTGAAGAAGCTGCTAGTGGGAGCCTTGGTGGCTCTGGGACTGTCAGAGCCAGAACCCAACTTACACTTGTGTTCCAAGACCTGA